Part of the Lichenicola cladoniae genome is shown below.
TTCCAATCGGACGTCATTAAGCGCCTCTTCTGCATCTTTCGGTCTGTCCTGTTTGACCCTGCCCTATTCGGACGCTGCTTTGCTTATTGGCACATCCAGCCGTTTGCAGAATTGCCCTGGAACATCCTCGTTATGGCTGCATCAGTTTTGATCGGCCTCACGGATGCTCGGCTAAAGCGGAGCGACATCGATCCGTAGCGCGTGGCGCTCATGAGGTCGTCTCGCTCCTTTACCACCCGTCCATCCTTGCGGTGGTAGAGGCGGAACTCCTCAAACCAGTCGCCAAGATTCCGGAACACCTTCAAGCGGCCGGATTCCATCCGCTCCAGCATGTCGGCGAGGCCAGCCTCGACACCGTTTGTCCCATCGGTGAACTGCGCACGTTCCGGCAGCATCTTGAGGCCGTGCTTGCGGTATTGCTGAGCCAGCTGCTCGCCTGACCCTTTGTCATGCTGCAAGCCGTCATGAGGCCAAGCCCAGGGTAGTTCAGCGCCCCATGTCTTCAGGGTTGCAGCATGGACCAGCGGGGTGGCTTCACGCAGCCGGTGCGTCCGGGTGACGTAGACGATGTCCTGATCGCGATCCCAGGCGAGCGACACAGCCGCGGTCGGGTGATCCCAGCCGAAGTCGAGCGCGCCGATGCGCGTCCAGTGTGGCGGGATCGGGAATGGCTCGCAGGTGATGTCTTCTTCCGGCACGGGGAATACGCGGCCGGAACCCATAGTCGGTGTTCCACGGGTGCGGGCTTCCCGCTCGTGCGCCGGGTAGGACGCGATAATCCGGGCACGCTCTGCAGGCGGGATGTGCTCTGCATCGTCGATCGTCATCACGGTGTCGGAGCGATCAGGCGAGGATTCCTGCAGAAACCGCATCACAACGTCAGAGACCCCAAGCAGGGGCGTGAACGTCAGCCAGATCATGCCGCCGGTGGCATTCGTCCGGCTCATCCCTTCGAGGTAGATGTCGGCGGGCGGCTCTTCATCAAACC
Proteins encoded:
- a CDS encoding terminase large subunit domain-containing protein, which produces MAGALFRERLLRAGNQLGKTFAGGAEAAFHLTGEYPDWWQGRRFPGRTRAWLGGPSGELVRDGPQRVLLGPPDDWGTGTIPKASIVNVTRAAGVRDLADTITVRHKSGETSEIKLKSYDQGRQRWQAATLEWVWFDEEPPADIYLEGMSRTNATGGMIWLTFTPLLGVSDVVMRFLQESSPDRSDTVMTIDDAEHIPPAERARIIASYPAHEREARTRGTPTMGSGRVFPVPEEDITCEPFPIPPHWTRIGALDFGWDHPTAAVSLAWDRDQDIVYVTRTHRLREATPLVHAATLKTWGAELPWAWPHDGLQHDKGSGEQLAQQYRKHGLKMLPERAQFTDGTNGVEAGLADMLERMESGRLKVFRNLGDWFEEFRLYHRKDGRVVKERDDLMSATRYGSMSLRFSRASVRPIKTDAAITRMFQGNSANGWMCQ